From Streptobacillus canis, a single genomic window includes:
- a CDS encoding IS30 family transposase — ITSDNGSEFANIKEITDLGIDWYFAHPYCSNERVSNENNNKIVRRFISKGVSMDHLTKKDVKHIETFMNNYPRKIFNALTSNQVYECLLNLV, encoded by the coding sequence CAATTACTTCTGATAATGGAAGTGAATTTGCAAATATTAAAGAAATTACTGATTTAGGTATTGATTGGTATTTTGCTCATCCTTATTGTTCTAATGAGAGAGTAAGTAATGAAAATAATAATAAAATAGTTAGAAGATTTATATCTAAAGGTGTATCTATGGATCATTTAACAAAAAAAGATGTTAAACACATTGAAACATTCATGAATAATTATCCAAGAAAAATTTTCAATGCTTTAACATCTAATCAAGTTTATGAGTGTCTA